Proteins from a genomic interval of Sulfurimonas sp. HSL3-2:
- the glgP gene encoding alpha-glucan family phosphorylase, with protein sequence MKLHSYDINKKFSTSVAYFSMEFAIDQALKIYSGGLGFLSGSHMRSAYDLKQNIVGVGILWSFGYYDQVRNEDRTLKPQYTRKFYYFLEDLNVKVSVKVQNKDVVVKAFLLHPDVFGTAPIILLSTDTDENDYLSRTITHKLYEENERTRVAQEIVLGVGGVRVLEAINRSVDIYHMNEGHSLPLVYELYNRYKDIQVLREQIVFTTHTPEAAGNEVHNLHFLDEMGFFSGLDLDTVRSISGHQKDDNFSLTVGALRASKRANAVSKIHQRVSNEMWSNVEDKCEIISITNAQNKKYWADKTLLRALDEHEDYELVARKKHLKKLLFDEVADQTGKMFDPEILTIVWARRFAEYKRPGLLKHDLNRFIKFIENTEMPVQIIWAGKPYPTDHGAIDIFNELIYIGHRHPNIAVLIDYELSLSRLLKQGSDIWLNTPRITREACGTSGMSASMNGSIHFSINDGWHPEFARDRRNAFTIPEVDHNLSVTEQDTTDNKNLMDILEEVVVPIYYNKPKKWIKIMKNAMTEIDIEFDSTRLARDYYELLYDYKYSSDIEEPK encoded by the coding sequence ATGAAACTTCACTCTTACGACATCAATAAAAAATTCAGTACAAGTGTAGCTTATTTCTCAATGGAATTTGCAATCGATCAAGCTCTTAAAATATATTCAGGCGGTTTGGGATTTCTATCCGGTTCTCATATGAGAAGTGCGTATGATCTGAAACAAAATATCGTCGGAGTCGGCATTTTATGGAGTTTTGGTTATTATGATCAGGTCCGAAATGAAGATCGTACATTAAAACCGCAATATACGAGAAAATTTTACTACTTTTTAGAAGATCTCAATGTAAAAGTCAGTGTAAAAGTCCAGAACAAAGATGTGGTCGTAAAGGCTTTTTTACTGCATCCTGATGTTTTTGGTACCGCTCCTATCATCCTGCTATCAACCGACACGGATGAAAATGATTATCTTTCCCGTACGATCACGCATAAACTCTATGAAGAAAATGAAAGAACCCGTGTTGCGCAGGAGATTGTCTTGGGTGTGGGTGGAGTAAGAGTCTTAGAAGCTATTAACAGAAGTGTCGATATCTATCATATGAACGAGGGACATTCGCTGCCGCTAGTATATGAACTATACAACCGCTATAAAGATATACAAGTCCTAAGAGAACAGATCGTGTTTACTACACATACTCCAGAAGCTGCGGGAAACGAAGTCCATAATTTACATTTTTTAGATGAGATGGGCTTTTTCAGCGGATTGGATCTAGATACTGTCCGTTCTATAAGCGGCCATCAAAAAGACGATAATTTTAGTTTGACCGTCGGTGCACTAAGAGCATCAAAAAGAGCCAATGCTGTTTCTAAGATCCATCAAAGAGTCTCTAACGAGATGTGGTCAAATGTTGAAGATAAATGTGAGATCATCTCAATTACGAATGCTCAAAATAAAAAGTACTGGGCAGATAAGACACTTTTACGTGCACTTGATGAGCATGAAGATTATGAGCTGGTCGCAAGAAAAAAACACTTGAAGAAACTACTTTTTGACGAAGTGGCAGATCAGACAGGAAAGATGTTCGATCCTGAGATATTGACCATTGTCTGGGCAAGAAGATTCGCCGAATATAAGAGACCGGGACTTCTAAAGCATGATCTTAACAGATTTATAAAGTTCATTGAAAATACAGAGATGCCTGTTCAGATCATTTGGGCAGGAAAACCATATCCTACAGACCACGGTGCAATAGATATCTTTAATGAACTGATATATATCGGACACAGACATCCAAATATTGCCGTGTTGATCGATTATGAACTCTCATTATCCAGACTCTTAAAACAGGGAAGCGATATCTGGCTCAACACTCCTAGAATCACGAGAGAAGCATGCGGGACAAGTGGGATGTCCGCTAGTATGAACGGTTCTATCCACTTTTCTATAAATGATGGATGGCACCCTGAATTTGCAAGAGACCGCAGAAATGCTTTTACAATACCTGAAGTCGATCATAATCTAAGCGTGACAGAACAGGATACGACAGACAACAAAAACTTGATGGATATTTTAGAAGAGGTTGTCGTTCCGATCTATTATAATAAACCTAAAAAATGGATCAAGATTATGAAAAATGCTATGACGGAGATAGATATAGAATTTGATTCTACAAGATTGGCAAGAGATTACTATGAGTTGTTGTATGATTATAAATATTCCAGCGATATAGAGGAACCAAAATAA